One window from the genome of Paraclostridium sordellii encodes:
- a CDS encoding AAA family ATPase: MNTKYISSLHVKGFRLFETLNVRFNPRFNFIIGSNGCGKTSILRAIVISYSQYLLEDSRLQSNFEAWIDFIENDKKNRIGVLPSNYANIRNDYRSSQSIPADKPPTDEGCESYYNYEAEKLKFAPLVLGAFRKIDYRRIEGMRREENLTESIRKYIQNAPSSLNGGYLPDIKQWMINRYFQIEKEWAYIEKSNWDWLIKNIDTLAPKDSKFRFIKIEKDLEPVFTINDKECYLEELSTGFQSILSMVLAIFEWIEATNEKDDKLVKNAAGTVIIDELDVHLHPEWQLILRDSLEVMFPKLQFIVTTHSPHLIASAKEGEIIVVPEKNTNLDLYPRKDKYSGWNTDQILSELMGVKSLDNKEYFRMVEKGMEYINEANIEGLSHIIDKLEEIAHPSDTIISVLKIKQASLSLKD, translated from the coding sequence TTGAATACGAAATATATATCTAGTTTACATGTAAAGGGATTTAGGCTATTTGAAACATTAAATGTAAGATTTAATCCTAGATTTAATTTTATAATAGGCTCTAATGGATGTGGAAAAACATCTATATTAAGAGCTATAGTAATCTCTTATTCACAGTATTTATTAGAAGATTCTAGATTACAATCAAATTTTGAAGCATGGATAGATTTTATAGAAAATGACAAAAAAAATAGAATAGGTGTGCTACCTAGCAATTATGCGAATATAAGAAATGATTATAGATCAAGTCAATCGATTCCTGCCGATAAGCCACCTACTGATGAAGGTTGTGAATCTTATTACAATTATGAGGCTGAAAAATTAAAATTTGCACCGTTGGTACTAGGTGCATTTAGGAAGATTGATTATAGAAGAATTGAGGGGATGAGAAGAGAAGAAAATTTAACTGAATCCATTAGAAAGTATATCCAAAATGCTCCTTCAAGTTTAAATGGTGGATATCTTCCTGATATAAAACAATGGATGATAAACCGTTATTTTCAGATAGAAAAAGAATGGGCATATATAGAAAAAAGCAACTGGGACTGGCTAATAAAAAATATAGATACATTAGCTCCTAAAGACTCAAAATTTAGGTTTATTAAAATCGAAAAAGATTTAGAACCAGTATTTACTATAAATGATAAAGAATGTTATTTAGAAGAATTATCTACAGGATTTCAATCTATACTATCGATGGTATTAGCTATATTTGAATGGATAGAAGCAACTAATGAAAAAGATGATAAATTAGTGAAAAATGCAGCCGGAACAGTTATAATAGATGAGCTAGATGTACATCTACACCCAGAATGGCAGCTAATATTAAGGGATAGCTTAGAAGTGATGTTTCCTAAACTACAATTTATAGTTACGACACACTCACCACATCTAATAGCATCTGCAAAAGAAGGCGAAATAATAGTTGTTCCAGAAAAAAACACTAACCTTGATTTATATCCAAGAAAAGATAAATATTCAGGATGGAATACAGATCAAATTCTAAGTGAATTAATGGGCGTGAAAAGTCTAGATAATAAGGAATACTTCAGAATGGTTGAAAAAGGAATGGAATATATCAATGAAGCCAATATTGAAGGATTATCTCATATTATAGATAAACTAGAAGAAATAGCTCATCCCTCTGATACTATAATATCTGTACTTAAAATAAAACAGGCGTCTTTAAGTTTAAAGGATTAG
- a CDS encoding DNA polymerase, translating to MKTISIDIETYSNIDLTKSGVYKYIEGDFEILLIAYAYDDEEVKIIDLKNGDKIPPQFKKDLFDENIIKTAFNANFERICLSKYFNKKLSPKMFRCTQVHGLYLGLPHGLDKVSKTLRLKEEKLEEGKSLIRFFMKKENIDLINSKEDSKEKLEVIKKYEAFKKYCINDVVVERSIRKFLEKVKIPKIEQKLWELDQEINDRGVLIDKKLLENACTCDEKFKEDLMKKLKIITKVDNPKSNNQIKTYLKTMGIEVSSLNKESVENLLKSEEVLNHKKYEEIKEVLNLRSRLNKTSTKKYEAMKRCICSDDRIRGLFQFYGANRTGRWAGRLVQVQNLPQNKLENLEEVRSIIINNYGSELPSRDKYKKYTNKENYYNQNKSIKVNEDISSILSQLIRTTFIPKKNHRFIIADFSAIEARITSYIANEIWRLEVFNTHGKIYEASAAKMFKVDINKITKESELRQKGKIAELALGYQGGVGALVTMGAYNMNLCEDELIEIVKAFRSSNTNIVSLWKKAEKAFIKAVKDKTVVNIDKNISFIYEGNILFIKLPSGRRLSYIRPRVDFNNAFNKYIITYEGLDSISKKQTRLTTYGGKLVENIVQAIARDVLGYAMLNLKYRKFNIVMHVHDEIVVEVENNISSVEEVCEIMCEENPYLKDLKLKADGFESRYYKK from the coding sequence ATGAAAACTATATCAATTGACATAGAAACTTATTCAAATATAGACCTTACAAAAAGTGGGGTCTATAAGTATATTGAAGGGGACTTTGAAATACTACTTATTGCTTATGCCTATGATGATGAAGAAGTAAAAATTATAGACTTAAAAAATGGAGATAAAATACCACCACAATTTAAAAAAGATTTATTTGATGAAAACATAATAAAAACTGCCTTTAATGCAAACTTTGAAAGGATATGTTTATCTAAATACTTTAACAAGAAATTAAGTCCTAAAATGTTTAGATGCACCCAAGTTCACGGCCTATATCTAGGACTACCACATGGACTAGATAAGGTATCCAAAACGTTAAGATTAAAAGAAGAAAAACTAGAAGAAGGTAAAAGCTTAATAAGATTTTTTATGAAAAAAGAAAATATAGATTTAATTAATTCAAAGGAAGATAGTAAAGAAAAGTTAGAAGTAATTAAAAAGTATGAGGCATTTAAAAAGTATTGTATAAATGATGTAGTTGTTGAAAGGAGTATAAGAAAATTTTTAGAAAAAGTTAAAATTCCTAAAATAGAACAAAAGCTTTGGGAGCTAGATCAAGAGATAAATGATAGAGGAGTTTTAATAGATAAAAAATTACTAGAAAATGCTTGTACTTGTGATGAGAAATTTAAAGAAGATTTAATGAAAAAACTTAAAATTATAACTAAGGTAGATAATCCAAAAAGCAACAATCAAATAAAAACCTATCTTAAAACTATGGGAATAGAAGTAAGTTCACTTAATAAAGAAAGTGTAGAAAATTTATTAAAAAGTGAAGAAGTATTAAATCATAAAAAATATGAAGAAATAAAAGAGGTTTTAAATTTAAGAAGTAGATTAAATAAAACATCTACTAAAAAGTATGAAGCAATGAAAAGGTGTATTTGTAGTGATGATAGGATAAGAGGATTGTTTCAATTTTATGGAGCAAATAGAACAGGACGATGGGCAGGAAGATTAGTACAAGTTCAAAATCTTCCACAAAATAAACTTGAAAATTTAGAAGAAGTAAGAAGTATTATAATTAATAATTACGGAAGTGAATTACCTAGTAGAGATAAATATAAAAAATATACTAATAAAGAAAACTACTACAACCAAAATAAAAGTATAAAGGTTAATGAAGATATTTCAAGTATATTATCTCAACTAATAAGAACAACCTTTATACCAAAGAAAAACCATAGATTTATAATAGCAGACTTTAGTGCAATAGAAGCAAGGATAACTTCTTATATAGCAAATGAAATATGGAGGTTAGAGGTATTTAACACCCACGGAAAGATATATGAAGCAAGTGCAGCTAAAATGTTTAAAGTAGATATTAATAAAATAACAAAAGAAAGTGAACTAAGACAAAAAGGTAAAATTGCAGAATTAGCCCTAGGTTATCAAGGTGGAGTAGGAGCACTTGTTACTATGGGTGCTTATAATATGAACTTATGTGAAGATGAGCTTATAGAAATTGTAAAAGCTTTTAGAAGTTCTAATACAAATATAGTTAGTCTATGGAAAAAAGCAGAGAAAGCTTTTATAAAAGCAGTAAAAGATAAAACAGTTGTAAATATAGATAAAAACATAAGTTTTATATATGAAGGAAATATCCTTTTTATAAAACTACCATCAGGAAGAAGACTTTCTTATATAAGACCAAGAGTAGATTTTAACAATGCTTTTAACAAATACATTATAACCTATGAAGGATTAGATTCTATAAGTAAAAAACAAACAAGGTTAACTACATATGGAGGAAAGTTGGTAGAAAATATTGTACAAGCTATAGCACGTGATGTATTAGGTTATGCAATGCTTAATTTAAAATATAGGAAATTTAATATTGTAATGCATGTACATGATGAGATTGTAGTTGAAGTAGAAAATAATATTTCAAGTGTAGAAGAAGTTTGTGAAATAATGTGTGAAGAAAATCCATATTTAAAAGATTTAAAATTAAAAGCTGATGGTTTTGAAAGTAGGTATTATAAAAAGTAA
- a CDS encoding Mor transcription activator family protein translates to MEDKILKFVSVDDVPEGCKDLVDVFGMDVFIRLIEFCGGSSIYLPSKGSVFRNARNRVIRDEFDGGNFRELSGRFGISDMQIRNIVR, encoded by the coding sequence ATGGAGGATAAGATTTTAAAGTTTGTTAGTGTTGATGATGTGCCAGAGGGGTGTAAGGATTTGGTTGATGTTTTTGGTATGGATGTTTTTATTAGGTTGATTGAGTTTTGTGGTGGAAGTTCTATTTATTTGCCTAGTAAGGGGTCTGTTTTTAGAAATGCTAGAAATAGGGTTATTAGGGATGAGTTTGATGGGGGTAATTTTCGAGAGCTTTCTGGTAGGTTTGGGATTAGTGATATGCAAATTAGAAATATTGTTAGGTAA
- a CDS encoding DUF1659 domain-containing protein, protein MTVSETKNPSALKIKFDCGLNDQGKTIVKTRSFSNISDKATSQNIIDVAKALIGLQIHDALEILKQDNTILN, encoded by the coding sequence ATGACAGTAAGTGAAACTAAAAATCCATCAGCATTAAAAATAAAATTTGACTGTGGTCTAAATGACCAAGGAAAAACAATAGTAAAAACTCGTTCATTCTCAAATATATCAGATAAAGCTACATCTCAAAATATAATTGACGTAGCAAAAGCATTAATAGGGTTACAAATCCACGATGCACTTGAAATATTAAAACAAGATAACACAATATTAAACTAA
- a CDS encoding DUF2815 family protein translates to MKFITKVVTGEVRFNYVSTTEARVNDLDSEPKFGLTILIPKDNSETMGKIYMGMSNATKNGLNLWGGQVPEDIITCLKDGDLLDREEYKNHFYINTNSKHKPQVVNRALNEITDSKELYNGCYGRVSINFYPYNHIESGNCGIAAGLLNIQKLRDGEKISNRSSAADDFDIVEDDRILI, encoded by the coding sequence ATGAAATTTATTACTAAAGTAGTAACAGGTGAAGTAAGATTTAATTATGTAAGTACAACAGAAGCTAGAGTAAACGACCTAGACTCAGAACCAAAGTTTGGTTTGACTATACTTATACCAAAAGACAACAGTGAAACTATGGGAAAAATATATATGGGAATGTCAAATGCTACAAAAAATGGACTAAACCTATGGGGTGGACAAGTTCCAGAGGATATAATAACTTGCTTAAAAGATGGAGATCTACTAGATAGAGAAGAATATAAAAATCACTTCTATATAAATACTAATTCTAAACACAAACCCCAAGTAGTAAATAGAGCATTAAATGAAATTACAGATTCTAAAGAACTTTACAACGGTTGTTATGGAAGAGTAAGTATAAACTTTTATCCATATAACCATATAGAAAGTGGAAATTGTGGTATTGCTGCTGGACTTTTAAATATCCAAAAGTTAAGAGATGGAGAAAAGATAAGTAACAGAAGTAGTGCAGCAGATGATTTTGACATAGTAGAAGATGATAGGATTTTAATATAA
- a CDS encoding sensor histidine kinase, producing MTFSNFIKDKVYVIVLNLSCAVLLSMFIYLTRRKMDELILILVCWAFIFIIYLTIIYRKQKKKVLEIHCIMDSLDKKYLFVEMLDKPSTVLEQEYYSIMKRSMKSMAEHVSEAERKQREYQEFIEQWVHEIKLPITGMKLICENNKNEYTRKQILQIEEIERHVERVLYYARLGHVEKDYIIKETSLTDIIEEVLAKNKKLLITNNFGVDTSNLHYTVYCDKKWIVFILNQIIINCVQYKKDNPKITIGAYEVGSNIELAIKDNGIGIKKSEISRIFQIGFTGSNGRNSKTSTGIGLYLCKELSQKLGISINAKSELNKYTEIILSFPKDENLDLMKQR from the coding sequence ATGACGTTTAGTAATTTTATTAAAGATAAAGTTTATGTAATTGTATTAAATTTATCTTGTGCTGTTTTATTATCAATGTTTATATATCTAACAAGAAGAAAAATGGATGAATTAATTTTGATACTGGTATGCTGGGCATTTATTTTTATTATTTATTTAACGATTATTTACAGGAAACAAAAAAAGAAAGTTTTAGAAATACATTGTATCATGGATTCTTTGGACAAAAAATATCTATTTGTTGAAATGTTGGATAAACCATCAACTGTTTTAGAGCAGGAATACTATTCTATAATGAAGCGGTCAATGAAATCTATGGCAGAGCATGTGTCTGAAGCAGAACGTAAACAACGTGAATATCAAGAATTTATTGAGCAATGGGTTCATGAAATAAAACTTCCGATTACTGGGATGAAGTTAATTTGCGAGAACAACAAAAATGAATATACAAGAAAACAAATCTTACAAATTGAAGAAATTGAACGACATGTAGAGCGGGTACTTTATTATGCTCGTCTAGGACATGTTGAAAAAGACTACATAATTAAGGAAACTTCGCTTACTGATATTATCGAAGAGGTTTTGGCTAAAAACAAGAAGTTACTAATCACAAATAATTTTGGAGTTGATACTTCAAATTTACACTATACAGTTTATTGTGATAAAAAATGGATTGTTTTTATATTAAACCAAATTATAATAAATTGCGTCCAATATAAAAAAGATAATCCTAAAATTACTATTGGAGCCTACGAGGTTGGAAGCAATATAGAACTTGCAATTAAAGATAATGGAATAGGTATTAAAAAAAGCGAGATTTCTAGAATATTCCAGATTGGATTTACAGGCAGCAATGGAAGAAATTCTAAAACTTCCACTGGAATAGGCCTCTATCTTTGTAAGGAATTAAGTCAAAAACTTGGTATAAGCATTAATGCTAAGTCTGAACTGAACAAATACACTGAAATCATTTTATCTTTCCCAAAAGATGAAAATTTAGATTTAATGAAGCAGCGCTAA
- a CDS encoding HNH endonuclease family protein, which produces MIKINKQAEPPKILLDNKEKWTNNLMEAVKKYGSYKKIPRDEKEKLLKNYKHRDIQSILFDSSYMKCVFCECKPAEGGNIEVEHFAPKSLYPHLTFEWSNLLPICRNCNGSKSNHDTLNSVIINPSEADPDRYFDFKTLKMVTSDTSPNKDISENTLNVISNLNSPSLFRVRADLLYTLATYEDDLEYHIKEIESSGTERQRSIRINKLKKSLELIEELCKPNEKYSGFVKNYVFKSDVITKAKKIVSEFFSTLD; this is translated from the coding sequence ATGATAAAGATAAATAAGCAGGCAGAGCCACCTAAAATATTATTAGATAATAAAGAAAAATGGACTAATAATCTTATGGAAGCTGTCAAAAAGTATGGTTCATATAAGAAGATACCGAGGGATGAAAAGGAAAAATTATTAAAGAACTATAAGCATCGAGATATACAATCTATATTATTTGACTCAAGTTATATGAAATGTGTTTTTTGTGAATGTAAACCAGCAGAGGGAGGGAATATTGAGGTAGAACACTTTGCACCTAAATCATTATATCCACACTTAACATTTGAATGGTCGAATTTACTTCCAATATGCAGAAATTGTAATGGATCAAAATCAAATCATGATACTTTAAATAGCGTGATTATTAATCCATCAGAAGCTGATCCAGATAGATATTTTGATTTTAAAACTTTAAAAATGGTAACATCAGATACATCTCCGAATAAGGATATATCTGAAAATACATTAAATGTAATTAGTAACTTAAATTCACCGTCTTTATTTAGAGTTAGAGCTGATTTACTATATACATTAGCCACATATGAAGATGATTTAGAATATCACATTAAGGAAATTGAGTCTAGTGGAACTGAAAGACAAAGAAGCATCAGGATAAATAAATTAAAAAAATCGTTAGAACTTATAGAAGAATTATGTAAACCTAATGAAAAGTATTCTGGGTTTGTTAAAAATTATGTTTTCAAAAGTGATGTAATTACTAAGGCTAAAAAAATTGTATCTGAATTTTTTAGTACCTTAGATTAA
- a CDS encoding virulence-associated E family protein, whose protein sequence is MKHDKLINIAIGRSRKEINYVNKSISYSDFINNYLKDTKYTKEDYKEYINFSKDIQDNIKDVGGFVDGFLKDGKRRKETVINRSLVTLDADFAYENMIEDIEKNCDFAMCIYTTHKHTKENPRFRIVIPLSYEVDSIEYEAIARKLAFNIGIDYFDDTTYSPSRLMYFPSTSKDGDYVFKIIDKAWLNPKDILNSYENYKDESSWPFSSRTKGKVINSNTNTPKENPRLKEGIIGAFCRVYNVFDVIEKYLSNIYKKGDSDYRYTYINGSSSNGLIIYENGDFAYSHHSTDVCLDKLCNSFDLLRLHKFSNLDEKVSVDTPINKLPSYINMIEFISKDEKVMLELGNSKLKQAKEDFKDLYNVNEDNIINNDNIWITKLEVDKKGMYKASNKNIVTILENDINLKGKIAYNLFSNRTMVKGDLPWRSVSDKVRGDIWQDSDDANLRVYIDITYGIVAPYKINDGLAIIEKKNKYHPIIDYLNSNTWDKISRVDTLMIDYLGAEDCEYTKSITRKMLVAAVSRVFNPGIKFDYMLVLVGRQGIGKSYIINLLGREWYSDSLNTVYGKEAYEQLQNAWILEMAELSATKKADAEAIKHFISKTEDSYRQAYGKRVDTFKRQCVFFGTTNENEFLKDRTGNRRYWPLMVGVNKPLKNLFKDLNKNEINQIWAEALYLYKCGEKLILEGEVEREATLKQEQHLESNSKEGMIREFLNMKLPKSWDKMDVFERRIYIGEGNGLREEGCIIRDKVCSAEIWVELFGGDMKMFYKGNAREINDILRKIDGWSALKNGAGKLRFGKIYGVQRAFIRDN, encoded by the coding sequence ATGAAACATGACAAACTTATAAATATAGCTATAGGAAGAAGTAGAAAAGAAATTAATTATGTAAACAAAAGTATTAGTTACTCAGATTTTATAAATAACTATTTAAAAGACACTAAATATACAAAAGAAGATTATAAGGAGTATATAAACTTTTCAAAGGATATACAAGATAATATAAAGGATGTAGGTGGTTTTGTAGATGGATTTTTAAAGGATGGGAAAAGAAGAAAAGAAACTGTTATAAATAGAAGTCTTGTAACCTTAGATGCAGACTTTGCTTATGAAAATATGATAGAAGATATTGAAAAAAATTGTGATTTTGCTATGTGTATATATACAACTCATAAACATACAAAAGAAAATCCTAGATTTAGAATAGTTATTCCTTTAAGTTATGAAGTAGATTCTATAGAGTATGAAGCCATAGCTAGAAAATTGGCTTTTAATATAGGTATAGATTATTTTGACGACACTACCTATTCTCCTTCTAGACTTATGTATTTTCCATCTACTAGTAAAGATGGTGATTATGTTTTTAAGATTATAGATAAAGCTTGGCTAAATCCAAAAGATATATTAAACTCTTATGAAAATTATAAAGATGAAAGTTCATGGCCTTTTTCTTCAAGAACAAAGGGAAAAGTTATTAATTCTAATACAAACACACCAAAGGAAAATCCAAGACTAAAAGAAGGAATTATAGGAGCATTTTGCAGAGTTTATAATGTATTTGATGTTATTGAAAAGTATTTAAGTAATATTTATAAAAAAGGTGATAGTGATTATAGATACACTTATATAAATGGAAGTAGTTCTAATGGTTTGATTATTTATGAAAATGGAGATTTTGCATATTCTCATCATAGTACAGATGTATGTTTAGACAAACTTTGTAATTCCTTTGATTTATTAAGATTACATAAGTTTTCAAATTTAGATGAAAAGGTAAGTGTGGATACTCCTATTAACAAACTACCTTCATATATAAATATGATTGAGTTTATAAGTAAAGATGAAAAAGTTATGTTAGAACTTGGAAATAGTAAGTTAAAACAAGCAAAAGAAGACTTTAAAGACCTTTATAATGTTAATGAAGATAATATTATAAATAATGATAATATATGGATTACAAAGCTTGAAGTAGATAAAAAAGGTATGTATAAAGCTAGTAATAAAAATATAGTTACTATTTTAGAAAATGATATAAATTTAAAGGGAAAAATTGCATATAACTTATTTTCAAATAGAACTATGGTTAAAGGGGATTTGCCTTGGAGAAGTGTTTCAGACAAGGTAAGGGGAGATATTTGGCAAGATAGTGATGATGCAAATCTTAGAGTTTATATAGATATAACTTATGGAATAGTTGCACCATATAAGATTAATGATGGATTAGCTATTATAGAAAAGAAAAATAAGTATCATCCAATAATAGATTATTTAAACTCTAATACTTGGGATAAAATTAGTCGAGTTGATACTTTAATGATTGATTACCTAGGAGCAGAAGATTGTGAGTATACAAAAAGTATAACTAGAAAAATGCTAGTGGCTGCTGTTTCTCGTGTTTTTAATCCAGGGATTAAGTTTGATTATATGTTAGTTTTAGTTGGAAGACAGGGGATAGGTAAAAGTTATATTATTAATTTATTAGGTAGAGAGTGGTATTCAGATTCCCTAAATACTGTTTATGGAAAAGAGGCCTATGAGCAGTTACAAAATGCTTGGATACTTGAGATGGCAGAACTTTCTGCTACTAAAAAAGCAGATGCTGAGGCTATTAAACACTTTATATCTAAAACTGAAGATAGTTATAGGCAAGCTTATGGAAAAAGGGTAGATACTTTTAAAAGACAATGTGTGTTTTTTGGTACTACTAATGAAAATGAGTTTTTAAAAGATAGAACAGGTAATAGAAGGTATTGGCCTTTGATGGTTGGAGTAAATAAGCCTTTAAAGAATTTATTTAAGGATTTAAATAAAAATGAGATAAATCAGATTTGGGCAGAGGCTTTGTATTTGTATAAATGTGGAGAGAAATTAATTTTAGAAGGTGAGGTTGAAAGAGAAGCTACTTTAAAGCAAGAACAACATTTAGAAAGTAATAGTAAAGAGGGGATGATTAGGGAGTTTTTAAATATGAAGCTACCTAAGAGTTGGGACAAGATGGATGTTTTTGAAAGAAGGATTTATATAGGAGAAGGTAATGGTTTAAGGGAAGAGGGTTGTATAATTCGTGATAAGGTTTGTAGTGCAGAGATTTGGGTTGAGCTATTTGGTGGTGATATGAAGATGTTTTATAAAGGTAATGCAAGGGAGATTAATGATATTTTAAGAAAGATTGATGGGTGGAGTGCTTTAAAAAATGGAGCAGGTAAGCTTAGGTTTGGAAAGATTTATGGTGTTCAAAGGGCTTTTATAAGGGATAATTAG
- a CDS encoding DUF2922 domain-containing protein: METKKRLVMTFLTGVQRKTSIIIDDPKEDITEAEIVAAMNLIVEKNIFAPYGSKLIDTVEAKIVVTDTSEYDLVVA; the protein is encoded by the coding sequence ATGGAAACTAAAAAAAGATTAGTAATGACCTTCTTAACGGGAGTACAAAGAAAAACATCTATAATAATAGATGACCCAAAAGAAGATATAACTGAAGCTGAAATAGTAGCTGCTATGAACTTAATAGTTGAAAAGAATATATTTGCTCCATATGGATCAAAGTTAATAGATACAGTAGAAGCTAAAATAGTAGTAACAGATACATCTGAATATGACTTAGTGGTAGCTTAG
- a CDS encoding helix-turn-helix domain-containing protein, whose translation MELNVEYFREVLIKKDITNREFARRAGICHSSVTKILNKNMKAGIKTCKAIRGALKDEPVSKLFM comes from the coding sequence ATGGAGTTGAATGTTGAGTATTTTAGGGAAGTATTAATCAAAAAAGATATTACAAATAGAGAGTTTGCAAGGAGGGCTGGAATTTGCCACAGTAGTGTTACTAAAATATTAAATAAAAATATGAAAGCAGGAATTAAAACTTGTAAGGCAATAAGGGGAGCTTTAAAAGATGAACCTGTAAGTAAATTATTTATGTAG
- a CDS encoding response regulator transcription factor yields the protein MYENILIIEDDRVIRDELVQFLENAEYKTTVPNLDGNVTDTVKKSNPDLILLDVNLPTQDGFFICRQIRHFSKVPIIFITARDNTMDELNGLTMGGDDYITKPYNLPILLARIKSLLKRSERADNQRIYYNGIILNPISANVEYNGEVVELSKTELKIIYYLFQNCGEVVPRIELIEFLWDNHIHIDDNTLSVHMTRLRDKLKIIGIKDFIQTKRGMGYKI from the coding sequence ATGTATGAAAATATATTAATTATAGAGGACGATAGAGTGATTAGGGATGAACTGGTACAATTTCTTGAAAATGCTGAGTATAAAACGACAGTCCCGAACTTAGACGGTAATGTGACTGATACTGTTAAAAAATCTAATCCAGATTTAATATTACTGGATGTAAACTTACCTACTCAGGATGGATTTTTCATATGTCGTCAAATCAGACATTTTTCAAAGGTTCCTATTATTTTTATTACTGCAAGGGATAATACAATGGATGAACTAAATGGATTAACAATGGGTGGGGATGATTATATTACAAAACCATACAATCTTCCAATACTTTTAGCGAGGATAAAGTCTTTATTGAAACGGTCAGAGAGAGCTGATAATCAACGTATATACTATAATGGAATAATACTTAATCCTATATCAGCAAATGTTGAATATAATGGTGAAGTAGTAGAGCTATCAAAAACTGAGCTGAAAATTATATATTACTTGTTTCAAAACTGTGGTGAAGTTGTTCCTCGAATTGAATTGATTGAGTTCCTGTGGGATAACCATATTCATATTGATGACAATACACTAAGTGTACATATGACAAGACTTAGGGATAAATTGAAAATCATTGGTATTAAAGATTTCATTCAAACAAAACGAGGGATGGGATATAAAATATGA
- a CDS encoding helix-turn-helix domain-containing protein translates to MIGEYLKALRLENKLSQRALAEKSGVSNAEISRIESGERKKPSEEVLRALALVLKVDFNDILEKYGYLYIQPLSRINNSNAPDLKVYNEKCEDKFISIITPRVLKDGFNMSLSKNPVLGNILVTKDNYIWRIRFIPISDYRESLVSHYLVNTYGYLACYDEFNLSKFTIATNNEDTFKKLKSINPVNLNILVSIMLVDLDNNEIIDEYIFEKTPTIDSVY, encoded by the coding sequence ATGATAGGAGAATACTTAAAAGCGTTAAGGCTTGAGAATAAATTGTCACAACGGGCTTTGGCTGAAAAATCTGGTGTTAGTAATGCTGAGATAAGCAGAATTGAATCGGGAGAAAGAAAAAAGCCATCAGAGGAAGTTTTAAGAGCTTTGGCTTTGGTGCTTAAGGTTGATTTTAATGATATATTAGAAAAGTATGGTTATTTATATATTCAACCTCTTTCTAGAATTAATAATTCAAATGCCCCAGATTTAAAGGTTTATAATGAAAAGTGTGAAGATAAGTTTATTAGTATTATAACTCCTAGAGTTCTTAAGGATGGTTTTAATATGAGCTTATCTAAAAATCCTGTTTTAGGTAATATTTTAGTTACTAAAGATAATTATATTTGGAGAATTCGATTTATTCCAATTAGTGATTATAGAGAAAGTTTGGTTAGTCATTATTTAGTAAATACTTACGGGTATTTGGCTTGTTATGATGAGTTTAATCTTTCTAAGTTTACTATTGCTACTAATAATGAGGATACATTTAAAAAGTTAAAAAGTATAAACCCTGTTAATTTAAATATTTTAGTTTCTATAATGCTTGTTGATTTAGATAATAACGAAATTATTGATGAATATATATTTGAAAAAACACCTACTATAGATAGTGTCTATTAG